One window from the genome of Musa acuminata AAA Group cultivar baxijiao chromosome BXJ1-4, Cavendish_Baxijiao_AAA, whole genome shotgun sequence encodes:
- the LOC135648074 gene encoding probable LRR receptor-like serine/threonine-protein kinase At4g37250 produces MPTGALNPSLCFHLLSSSIPCRRKQVFPYHLPPSSPLPLPLPLFFCNLRHELLQGTNMSSKWVITTTHAALLCSILLLLGPALGLNQDGALLLRFKYSVLSDPLAALRDWNYDDATPCSWNGVVCTGFSDGGARTLAASRVIGLVLPNSQLLGCVPPELGFIEHLRHLDLSGNDLNGTLPASIFNASELRVLSLAANEISGGLPQLDGRTSSLLVLNLSDNALAGAVPTGLALLPNLTVLALTNNYLSDELPSGGFSRLEYLDLSSNLINGSLPPDLGGQRLRYLNLSYNRIAGSIPPEFVSKIPASAVVDLAFNNLTGGIPRSGALASQKPAAFAGNPGLCGKPLKNLCTIPSNLSGPPNTSTEAPLASKSPPAFAAMPKEANEISPASSGQQQGGLRPAVITTIVVGDVAGIGLLCLVLWYVYQVKKRNRVQQQMNGVGAIGMKEEQPPAPPEPKGLGGLPCCLRKKGGEEDTEETSASSVSSETEAEEEWRLQKRGTEGGGGITPPQQKQQAPTFVTVDSGSELELETLLKASAYVLGASGSSIVYKAVLADGTALAVRRIGESGALHKIKDFEVLVRSIAKFRHPNLVRLRGFYWAADEKLLIHDYVPNGSLANISFTKKHGSSPFHLSWESRLRIARGVARGLAYLHEKKSMHGNIKPSNILLDADMEPKIGDFGLERLTSAGGGYRLSTSARLFGSKRSVQSQRSLPDLSPPPVAGASPCGSSSASALVSAAPYQAPESMKNLKPSAKWDVYSFGVLLLELLAGRALSEVELAQCNAGFVVEERNRVVRMADPALRGEVEEQQEALLSCFKLGFACCAAAPQRRPSMKDAIQVLEKLPPSASC; encoded by the exons ATGCCAACTGGAGCACTAAATCCTTCTTTATGCTTTCATCTGTTGAGCAGCTCCATTCCTTGCAGAAGGAAGCAGGTCTTCCCATACCACCTTCCTccatcttctcctcttcctcttcctcttcctctcttcttctgcaACTTGAGACATGAGCTGCTTCAAGGCACCAACATGAGTTCCAAGTGGGTGATTACGACAACTCATGCAGCTCTGCTGTGCTCCATTCTTCTCCTCCTCGGTCCAGCGCTGGGGCTGAATCAAGATGGAGCGCTGCTACTCCGGTTCAAGTACTCCGTCCTTTCCGACCCCCTCGCCGCGCTCCGGGACTGGAACTACGACGACGCGACGCCGTGCTCGTGGAACGGGGTCGTGTGCACCGGCTTCTCTGATGGCGGTGCTCGGACCTTGGCCGCTTCAAGAGTGATCGGTTTGGTTCTTCCTAATTCCCAGCTCTTGGGCTGCGTGCCGCCGGAGCTTGGTTTCATCGAGCACCTCCGCCACCTCGACCTCTCCGGAAACGACCTCAACGGCACCCTCCCCGCATCCATCTTCAATGCGTCGGAGCTGCGTGTGCTTTCTTTGGCCGCCAACGAGATCTCTGGCGGCCTCCCCCAGCTGGACGGCCGGACGAGCAGCCTCTTAGTACTCAATCTCTCTGACAATGCACTGGCCGGCGCAGTGCCGACTGGTCTCGCCCTCCTTCCGAACCTCACCGTCCTCGCTCTCACCAACAATTACCTCTCCGACGAGCTCCCCAGCGGCGGGTTCAGCCGGCTCGAGTACTTGGATCTGAGCTCCAACCTCATCAATGGCTCTCTGCCGCCGGATCTCGGAGGGCAGAGGCTCCGGTACCTGAACCTGTCTTACAACCGGATCGCCGGGTCGATCCCGCCGGAATTTGTTTCGAAGATTCCGGCCAGCGCCGTCGTGGACCTTGCGTTCAACAACCTCACCGGAGGGATTCCTCGGAGCGGAGCTTTGGCCTCGCAGAAGCCCGCTGCGTTCGCCGGGAATCCGGGTCTTTGCGGGAAGCCGCTCAAGAACCTGTGCACGATTCCTTCCAACCTCTCCGGTCCTCCAAACACCAGTACCGAAGCTCCGTTGGCGTCCAAGTCTCCTCCGGCCTTTGCAGCGATGCCCAAGGAGGCGAATGAGATTTCTCCGGCGAGTAGTGGGCAGCAGCAGGGGGGCCTTCGGCCGGCGGTGATTACCACGATAGTTGTCGGGGATGTGGCCGGAATCGGGCTTCTCTGCCTAGTGCTTTGGTACGTATACCAAGTGAAGAAGAGGAACAGAGTGCAACAGCAGATGAATGGAGTTGGAGCTATCGGCATGAAGGAGGAGCAGCCACCGGCTCCCCCTGAACCCAAAGGCCTCGGAGGGCTACCATGCTGTTTAAGGAAGAAGGGCGGCGAAGAAGACACCGAAGAGACCTCGGCGTCCTCGGTCTCTTCCGAAACGGAAGCAGAAGAGGAATGGCGTCTTCAAAAGAGAGGAACGGAGGGTGGCGGCGGAATAACCCCACCGCAGCAGAAGCAGCAGGCGCCTACTTTTGTCACAGTCGACAGCGGGTCGGAGCTGGAGCTGGAGACTCTGCTCAAAGCCTCAGCTTACGTACTCGGCGCCAGTGGGTCGAGCATCGTCTACAAGGCGGTGCTTGCCGACGGCACCGCCCTGGCCGTCCGTCGAATAGGCGAGAGCGGTGCCCTCCACAAGATAAAGGACTTCGAAGTTCTTGTCCGCAGCATCGCCAAGTTCCGCCACCCGAACCTCGTCCGCTTGCGGGGGTTCTACTGGGCCGCCGACGAGAAGCTCCTCATCCATGACTACGTACCCAATGGCAGCCTTGCCAACATCTCATTTACCA AGAAGCATGGCTCGTCGCCGTTTCATCTGAGCTGGGAATCGCGGCTTCGGATAGCCAGAGGAGTGGCCAGGGGACTCGCCTACCTCCATGAGAAGAAGAGCATGCACGGCAACATCAAACCAAGCAACATACTGTTGGACGCAGACATGGAGCCCAAGATCGGCGACTTCGGCCTCGAGCGCCTCACCTCAGCCGGCGGAGGCTACCGACTCAGCACATCGGCCCGGCTGTTCGGCAGCAAACGATCGGTGCAGTCCCAGAGAAGCCTACCCGACCTATCTCCGCCACCAGTCGCCGGAGCCAGTCCATGCGGGTCTTCCTCCGCTTCAGCATTGGTCTCCGCGGCTCCCTACCAGGCGCCGGAGTCGATGAAGAACCTGAAGCCCAGCGCCAAGTGGGACGTGTACTCCTTCGGGGTGCTGCTGTTAGAGTTACTGGCCGGAAGAGCGTTGTCGGAGGTGGAGCTCGCCCAGTGTAACGCGGGGTTCGTGGTGGAGGAGAGGAACAGGGTGGTGAGGATGGCCGACCCAGCGCTGAGGGGCGAGGTGGAGGAACAGCAGGAGGCTCTGCTGAGCTGCTTCAAGCTGGGATTTGCTTGCTGTGCGGCGGCGCCCCAAAGGAGGCCGTCCATGAAGGATGCCATTCAAGTGCTCGAGAAGTTGCCTCCTTCCGCCTCGTGTTGA
- the LOC135672070 gene encoding uncharacterized protein LOC135672070, with translation MDGLPDLRQITKSADVYATPTQLALLNGLSAGASLRSTAMANPSASSTGGGEDLRLRVEYQWFLMALSVRPERRRAMVAHLLPKRRWARTMASSSSAVKGRCSTRGDSWLHHRRRHDLPDRPGMDRLISDQFLGPCRSTRRNSASSSSALHGPVTRVISLLRPATTEVAAAAVTMFIHRGMFLIASSIYVLVVL, from the coding sequence ATGGACGGGCTGCCGGATCTCAGGCAGATCACCAAGTCCGCAGACGTGTACGCCACCCCGACGCAGCTCGCCCTCTTGAACGGCCTTTCCGCCGGCGCGTCCTTGAGATCCACTGCCATGGCAAACCCCTCGGCGTCGTCGACCGGCGGCGGCGAGGACTTGCGCTTGAGGGTGGAGTACCAGTGGTTCTTGATGGCGTTGTCGGTGCGGCCGGAGAGGAGGCGGGCGATGGTGGCCCACTTGTTGCCCAAGCGGCGGTGGGCGCGGACGATGGCCTCGTCCTCCTCGGCAGTGAAGGGGCGGTGCTCCACCCGGGGCGACAGCTGGTTGCACCACCGGAGGCGGCACGACTTGCCCGACCGCCCGGGGATGGACCGGCTGATCAGCGACCAGTTCCTCGGACCATGCCGCTCCACCAGACGCAACAGCGCCTCGTCCTCCTCCGCTCTCCACGGCCCCGTGACTCGGGTCATCTCCTTACTCCGCCCGGCCACCACCGAAGTCGCTGCAGCTGCCGTCACCATGTTCATCCACAGAGGCATGTTCTTGATCGCCTCTTCTATCTATGTTCTTGTGGTGTTGTAG